The genomic stretch TCAAAAAGACTTCCGTGATCATAATGGAGACTTCAATAAATATAATGTGAAGGAAGCTCAAAAATTATGGTCTGAAGCTAAGAAAGAACTAGGCAAAAATAAAATTGAGTTAAAAATGCTTTCGTATGATGATACAACTCGTAAAAAAGCAGCTGAGTATGTCGCTGGTGAGCTTATGAAGAACTTACCTGGCTTAACAATTACAGTAGCTCCACAACCGTTTGAAATCAAACTTGATTCAGAGAAAAAATTAGACTATGACTTCTCATTCTCAGGTTGGGGACCAGATTATCCAGATCCAATGACATTCATTGATATGTTCTTATCAAACAGCCCATTCAATGAGATGGCATACAATAATCCAAAATATGATGAATTAGTAAATGCTGCGAAAAAAGAATCAGATCCACAAAAACGTTGGGATGATATGATACAAGCTGAGAAAGTTATCATGGATGAAGCTGGTATCTCTCCAATTTACCAACGCGGACGCGCTTATTTAGAAAAGAAATCAGTTAAAGGTATTATTGCTCATAAATTTGGAGGAGATTTCTCTTACAAATGGGCGTCTAACGAAAAATAATATTATTGGGGCCGGCCTAAAAGTCAGTGTAACTGACGCTTAGGCGGCCCTTATTTAATTTTTCCATGTGTCTAGAAGAAAAATGGGGGATCTAAATGACGTTTTTCAATATATATAGGAAGAATAAAAATAATGAACTCCACAAAATAACAAATTAAAACAATTTCTTAAACAAAGGTTGTCTAAAAAGACAACTTTGTTTTTTCGTTAAAAACTAAAATTTTAATTTAATAGAGTAAGAACATCATAATTATTTAGTCCTAAAAATGGCTGGAATTATCTAATTCATAAACGCTCGATAAGTAACAAAAAAGGCAATTGGGGGGGATTTATTTAACTCATAAAGGGTTCATGAGTAACAAAAAAGGTGAAATCTTAGTAGTTAAGCCTGTAATTAAAATTATGTTATCTTCTATTCAAATATACATTTGACGGATTCTCCATGTACTAAACAATTGAAAAATGGAAGTATATTTGCTGGTTTTTATGCTAGTGCTTATTGATTAATTACCTCATTTTTCCGATTTATTTGAGTAAATTACTTTCGAATTACGAAAAAAAATTAATTGGCTCAAAGACGTTCCATAGATTTCCAAACATATTAAAGCGAGGGAGAATAATTAGAAAAACGAAAAAAGTCGTTCAAAAAAAATTGGTTTTATCGGTAACAACTTCAAAAGAAATGAATCAGGATCACGTGAAAATCTTAATATTTTCTCATTTTTATTAGAATTATTTTCTCCAATTTAATATTAAATTTAGGTAATTTGTGTATAACAAATTACCCAAAAGTGAATGTTAAAGTGGTGTCCAGTTGGGAACTGGTTTTAAAAAGATGGACTAGATCATGATATTTTCTGCAGTTCTCAAATTTAAATAGTCTATTTTTAGACTTTTTAAAAAAAATATACATATTTGTCCCACTTAAAACATTTATTGAAATTGGGGCAATTATTAAAAGTTTTCGTTGGATCTGCAAAAATTAATACAAAAATGTAATGTTAATTACAAAAAAGTGAACTTTTATTCAGATTTATTAATATTTTTTGAAAAAAATGTCGAATTAGTGTTGATATTTTCTAAAAAGTATGTAAAATGAAAGTAAGTTAAATATTATTAACTGTTCGAACAGTGAAAATTGTTTGAATATTTTAATAGTTTTTAAGTCTAATTGTTTAATTTTGGGGAGGCAATTCTAATGAAAAAGAAGGTATCGTATTTTCTATCTTTATCAGTTGCTGTGAGCATGCTTTTATCTGCATGTAACTCAGACAACTCAAATGATGGTAAAAAAGAAACAGCAAAAGCAAAACCACAAGTATTGAACTTACTAGGCGGAGCTGAATTACCAGGTCTTGATTCTAGTACTTCTACTGATGAAGAATCTTTCAACGTATTAGGTAACATTATGGAAGGATTAAATGTATTAGGTGAAGGTGACGTAGTAAAACCTGGTATCGCAGAAACTACTGATAAGTCAGCTGATGGTTTAACTTATACATTCCACTTACGTGATGCTCAATGGTCTAATGGTGACCCTGTAACTGCAGCAGACTTCGTTTACGCTTGGAAACGCGCTGCAGATCCAAAAGTTGCTTCTGAGTATGCATTCATGATGAATGTATTACAAAACGGTGAAGATGTTACTACTGGTAAAAAACCAGTTGACCAATTAGGAGTTAAAGCAATAGATGATAAAACTTTAGAAGTTAAATTAGCGAAAGCTATTCCATATTTCGATTCTTTAGTAACATTCCCAACATTCTTACCATTAAATCAAAAGTATGTTGAATCTCAAGGTAAAAATTATGCTTTAGAAGCTGGAAACATGATCTTCGACGGTCCTTTCCAAATGAAAGAATGGAAGCATGATGAAAGCTATAAATTAGTTAAAAACGATAAGTACTATGATGCTGCTAGCGTAAAATTAAAAGAAGTAAACTTTAAAATCGTAAAAGATCCAGGAACTGGTGTTAACCTTTATGAAACAGGTGCAGTTGATCGTGCAGGTTTAACAGCTGAGTATGTTGATAAATATAAAAACAGCCCTGACTATGGGACTACTAAATTGCCAAGTGTATTCTTCTTACGTGTAAACGAATCGAAGAATCCAGCTCTTAAAAACGTAAACATCCGTAAAGCTTTAAACGAATCATTTGACCGTGAAGATATTACTGGAACTATTTTAAATAACGGTTCAGTACCTTTATATGGTTTAGCTCCAAGTAACTTCTTAGATGCAAACGGTAAAGATTTCCGTGAAGTTTCTGGCGATTTAGTTAAATACGATCCAACTGATGCTAAAGCATTATGGGAACAAGGCTTAAAAGAAATCGGTAAGAAAAATGTAACAATCGAATTATTAGGATCAGATACTGATACTAACAAAAAAATCAGTGAGTACCTACAAGGCGAATTCACTAAAACTTTACCAGGTTTAACAGTTAAAATTAAATCAGTTCCATTTGCACAACAATTAGATTTAAACTCTAAGGAAGATTATGATGTATCATTTGGCGGATGGGGTCCTGACTACAAAGATCCAATGACATTCTTTGATATGTGGACTAGCCAAAGCCCATTCAACGAAATGAAATTCTCAAATGCTGAGTATGATCAGTTAATTTCTAAAGCTGGTGGGGAGTACTTATTAGATCCAGCTAAGCGTACTGACGCATTCTTAAAAGCAGAAAAAATCTTAGTACAAGACAATGCAGCTATTCTTCCAATTTACCAAAAAGCTTCTGCATATGTTATGAAGCCAAAAGTACACGGATTAATTGCACATTCATTTGGTTCAGATTTCACTTACAAAAACGTTGAAATTAAATAATTAAGAAATGATAAAAGGCTGCTCCATAGTCAGATCACTGACTTGGACAGCCTTTTTTTTATGATAGAGAATAGAGCCCTCAACATGGCTTTTAGCATCAGCAAAATCAATAACGTAAAATAAGGAAGGAAAATTAAAATTATAGATGATTATTGGTATTTGGAAACTTAAAATCAATTAAATCCAAAATTACTTAATTTTGACATATTTTAACTTCCTTTGTATTATCATTGTAGTACAAGTTGTTTTTTAGGGAGGAGGATCCTATTGACAAATATCATACATCAGATATTAGATTTTTTTGCATCATTAGGATATTTAGGGGTTGCATTAGGATTAATGATTGAAGTTATTCCGAGTGAAATCGTTTTAGCCTATGCTGGTTATCTTGTAGCTGGTGGGCATATAAATTTTGTTGGAGCAGTGGTAGCAGGCGTAATTGGGGGAACTATTGCACAATTATTTTTATATTGGTTAGGTTATTTTGGTGGTCGACCAATTATTGAAAAATATGGTAAATATATTTTAATTAATAAGCATCACCTTGATTTAGCTGAAAAATGGTTTTCGAAATATGGTGTAGGAGTCGTATTTACGGCACGTTTTATTCCAATTGTAAGACATGCTATATCGATTCCAGCAGGACTTGCAAAGATGCCAATAGGTAAATTTAGTCTTTATACAGTAATTGCGATCATTCCATGGTCAATCCTTTTTGTATTAATAGGTGAGAAACTAGGTAAAAACTGGGAAACTGCTAAGGAAGTATTGACTCCATATACTCCAATGATTGCAGTAATAGCAGCTGCGTTATTAGTTGTGTACTTTTTAATAAAAAAGTTAGTTTCGAAAAAATAGAAATTTAAAATAAAAATGATTTGTTTTGCGTGATATTACATATAATATGTTAAATTTCAATTGGAAGGATGATTTTTATGTATTCTATGTCGTATGATGTATTAAAATCTGATATTTTAAATACTCTTACAAATGTTCAAAATCAATTAAATTCGGAAGATTATTCTGTACATACAAAAGAACAGCTTCAGAGCCAATTGGAAGTTTATCAATATGTTGATGAATTAAGTGATATGCATTATTTTTATAAAAGTGGATATTAAAAACTGGGTCACTATAAGTGGCCTTTTTCTTTATTTATGAATAGTATAAATGCTTACTAAAATAGTAGCTTAAAGCGCTTGTTTATTAGAATTTAGACTTTCTTTTTAATAAAGGTTGAAACATATAAAAATGTTTCGTATGCTATTATTGTGTAGGTTTTGTTTTAGAATTAGAGGTGAATTAAAATGCTAAATTTTTATGTTTCAGATGCACAAGGGAAACTAAATCAAGTCGACGTAATCGAAAAAGGTTGCTGGATTAATGCAATCAATCCAACAGAGCAAGAAATTCAATATCTAGTTCAAAAGCTTGACTTAGATTTAGATTTTATTAAAGACCCACTTGATGATGAAGAGCGTTCAAGGATAGAGGTCGAAGGGGAGCACACTCTAATTATTGTTGATATTCCAATTGTAGCTCATGATGATAATGGGC from Arthrobacter citreus encodes the following:
- a CDS encoding peptide ABC transporter substrate-binding protein; the encoded protein is MKKKVSYFLSLSVAVSMLLSACNSDNSNDGKKETAKAKPQVLNLLGGAELPGLDSSTSTDEESFNVLGNIMEGLNVLGEGDVVKPGIAETTDKSADGLTYTFHLRDAQWSNGDPVTAADFVYAWKRAADPKVASEYAFMMNVLQNGEDVTTGKKPVDQLGVKAIDDKTLEVKLAKAIPYFDSLVTFPTFLPLNQKYVESQGKNYALEAGNMIFDGPFQMKEWKHDESYKLVKNDKYYDAASVKLKEVNFKIVKDPGTGVNLYETGAVDRAGLTAEYVDKYKNSPDYGTTKLPSVFFLRVNESKNPALKNVNIRKALNESFDREDITGTILNNGSVPLYGLAPSNFLDANGKDFREVSGDLVKYDPTDAKALWEQGLKEIGKKNVTIELLGSDTDTNKKISEYLQGEFTKTLPGLTVKIKSVPFAQQLDLNSKEDYDVSFGGWGPDYKDPMTFFDMWTSQSPFNEMKFSNAEYDQLISKAGGEYLLDPAKRTDAFLKAEKILVQDNAAILPIYQKASAYVMKPKVHGLIAHSFGSDFTYKNVEIK
- a CDS encoding DedA family protein: MIEVIPSEIVLAYAGYLVAGGHINFVGAVVAGVIGGTIAQLFLYWLGYFGGRPIIEKYGKYILINKHHLDLAEKWFSKYGVGVVFTARFIPIVRHAISIPAGLAKMPIGKFSLYTVIAIIPWSILFVLIGEKLGKNWETAKEVLTPYTPMIAVIAAALLVVYFLIKKLVSKK